In the Entelurus aequoreus isolate RoL-2023_Sb linkage group LG16, RoL_Eaeq_v1.1, whole genome shotgun sequence genome, cgtttacggcacatagtaatgtcgtaattcagctctgagtgtgacacttaagattcagtcctacacttcgctgaaagtgtgagtaagacgcttgataactaacttttaagtgcagctttcagcgaagaatttatttactcttaagtcaactcttagcagacttcttaggagtaattctaagaagcttgataaatacggcccctgctctatagggtttccatttgatgttagaatattttgaatattttccagtagcacccttgaatgagagaaaaccattaccttgcttttatctgtatttaaaaccaatttaagatcaaataagcgagcctggatgacatcaaaagcagattataaaaactcaaaagcctgagtgatggaggttgaacagcaataaataatggtgtcgtctgcataaaaatggtacattgcatttgacaattttttgcaaagattatttaagtagatagaaaataaaatgggccccagcactgagccttgtggaactcctttggtaatgtccagtaatgaagaggtagccccagccacctgtacacgttgtgtcctgctggagagatagtctgtgaaccaagcagctgcatttttagataatccaacgtgatgaagggcttgaattaacagactgtggtctacagtgtcaaatgcttttgacaaatcaataaatagggcgacacaatatttatTGCCGTCTACAGTCTTGATTAAATCATTgaggaccttaagagcagctgtaatagtgctatgctgttttctaaaaccagattgaaatggagataaaatattgtttgattctaaaaaaatCCTTTAcctggttactgatgatcttctcaaacaatttcCGTTTCATATGGCAAGGTAACCCGATGACAACATTACTTGGCTTCACAATGTCAGAATGAGTAATTTCAGAAGGAGTAAAACATATATTTAACACAGAAATACACCATAAATGAAGCTGGTTAGAATTATTCAGCACTGACCCACTTGTAGATAGCAATAACCTTTGTGTAAATTCTGTAGTTTCAAAGGACCAGGTGATTGTTATTGCGTTCGGTAGAGTTAAAGGTTGGTGGAGCACATGGTCAGGTACCCCACTACAATTGCAGAAAACAAGTCCAGGAAAAAGCATTAATATTAAATAGAGAGCTTGTGTCAAAGTCattgttaaattgttttactacCTACCCAGGTCCAATATTCAAAGTTCAGATGTCCAGGCTACAACAGTTGGAAGGCCAAGCTAAGGCTAGCAGAGGCCCAGCCTTAGTCAGGCTGAGGctaggatagatccaggctgtggcagatggaaggccaagatgaagctagtCGACCCAGACTGTAGGTAGTGGAAGGCCAAGCTGAGACTAGGAtacatccaggctgtggcagatggaaggccaagatgaagctagcagagCCAGTCTGTAGGCAAAGGAAGGCCaggatgaagctagcagatccaGTTTGATGCTAGCAGATCCCGTCTGTAGGCAgcggaaggccaagatgaagttagcagacccagtctgtaggcaacGGAAGGCCAAGCTGGGGCCAGGATAGATCCGGGCTGTGGCAGGTGGAAGGCCAAAATTTCAGTTAAGCAAAACATCTCCCGGCTTCAGCAGGTCAAAGGCCTCCAGATTTCCAAATCCAACAAAAGCAGTCAGAAAAGCCACTTTTTGGAAGTAAGCCTTCATTCATCAATTGTTACGCTTAAAACTAGTAAAATTTacttaaattggctaaaaaagagaCTAAAACAGATAGATATTCAGATCACTTTGACAAGCAGACCAACAAAAGACAGTGCTGTCAGCCATCTTGGATTGGATCATTAGTCATTAGATATTGTCTTTACCGttgtataagttgaaaaggatttgcaaatcattgtattctgtttttatttacgatttacacaacgtgccaactttactggttttgcgTTTTGTATTTATCCTCTAACCTGAGGAGCGTATACACAGGAAGGAATGATTTTAACTATAGAAATCAAATTGTTTATACACCGTATCGAATCTTATCAAATccttcatacactaaatcgaatcacattaaattgttttgttttacaaaTAATCGTTTTATTAAATGCATCTTAAGCCATGTATCGCGATGCGTATTGAACATCATAAAGAGAATTCCATCCCCTGTACCGAGTAACTGTACTTATTTACCTTTTTAAAGGAGATTTTCCTAACACTGATCAATGGCTGATCCCTACCCAAAAGTACAGTAAGCCAGAAACAAAAAATTGCCAACTGATCAGTGCTATTCACTTACAGCTATGACTTTACCATATGAAAACAAGAACAAGACTaaaactaaacaaactcaatcCTTGCATTACTTTAAGCACTCTGGCAATGGCACGCAGACATAAGGAGCGCCAAAAACATAAAATCAGAAAATGGACAGCTTTCCAAAAGCtgtgacatgttgtgttgttaaTGCATTTTGGCTCCTCCTCCTGCACTGCTTGGGTACATTTCAAATCGTGCGTCCAGTGCAAAGGCCAAAGCTAGGGTAACACCAGATCCCACTTATTTACCAAAGGTCTAATTATTTACTTAGCTGCAGGCACAGATAAGGACACCTCTGCCTGCACGATATGACATAACAGCTTGAAGGAAGAAGTTAGGTATGACTTTTTAGTCAAAACATTGTTTGTAACCTTTCATTCAAGTACAATATTTTCTAACCTTTGTACCATACAAGTCAATcaaaccattttaaaacaggAATGGTATTAAAATCTCTAATAAGGTCCCAGAGATGGTCATTTAGACCAGGGCAgttgtattgtattattttatgattattattatcattacgcAATTTTTATATTGGACATGGACTTAAAATTCAGATTTCGAGATAGGCTCTCTCCATCGTTGAGCGCATGGTtttgtgggtgggtgtgtgcgtttgtgtgcctGCTTATTTGCTGCTTGATACTCCTCCTCTGCAAGAACAGATTGGCTCTCGGAGAGGAGCCTCCTCTTTTTTCCGAGATTAAATCAACAGGAAAAAAAAGAACTAACCTGAACCAGTTCCAAGTGACTCATTGCTTCACTTGAGGTCAATAGTATATTGCTTTAAATGTCCTGGTGGCTCATAAACATCAACGCAACATGCAAAACAAGCAATGGTTGCGGTAGAACTTTGCTATTGAAAATATTTTTGTCTATGTAAGTTTGCTTGGTCCGGACTAAGTGGATGGGCttctggcagcggtaaagtttagatccatgaaggaaagaagaaagtgaatgaatgtttataactgaatgaaTTTACATAtggataaaaatgtgttttcttttgtatcatttttttaaaattaattaagtaAAGTTTGACAACCTTttatatcccctcctgctccggcccggctgcaccaaatgataatataaatgcatttaataaagtcaaatacaaataaggcaacaagagaagtatcctacacttctcttttgtaaagtaaatctgaacagctgatatgggcatctacatcaactatatgatttgcctgagaagctggacaggacaaaaaaaaaaaaaaaaaagtttgacaaccttttttcaaaacacaatatagaatgtgagatataacaggataatgcatgcatttatcatttgttttcaaaacggttccccgggaccccattttgaaaattcgtaGCGCCAACACCGATTGACTATTGGAGCGTGCAAAACATCAGCAGGCgcctgtggcctgcgggccggttctaatactaatcgaatatcatcctgggggccatagataattcatccggcccgcgggccttgactttgctTTGAGACATAGGTGCAACGATTAAATTGAActaaatttggagaaaaaaaaaatcattcataTGCTGTTGCTtcggttattttttttaatgagtgtGATAATTAAAAATTTATCAAATCCGGACATGGAGTgacaggaactttaaatatgcagaCATAGTTTTCGCATGGCCACTGCAACAGAGTGCACATGAGAGCTGTGGTGTGCGGGTAACTTGATCTGTGTGGCGGTGAAtggatagttgttgttttttagtttaaaaagaaaaaataataatacccaCATATGGCATGTGGCATATGGCATGTGGACTTTTAATAGAATGAAAGTTATGACAAgcagaaaaatatttgtttatccCAGCCATTTTCCTTATAATACACATTTGGGCTATAAGGTGTGTTTGATAagattaatcgaacaaattaaACAACAGTTTACTCGAGTACTAGAATAATCATCAGCTGCAGCGCTGTGTTTGTGTTCAAGTGAGCAATACCTGACGCTAGTTCAACAATTGTTTGGCTGTATTCCATTAACCAGGTGGTACCAAAAATGTACTACAGTACTGTCTATCACATAAAGTGCAATAAAGATTTCTATGTCAACACCCATATTTGGAATGGAGTCTAACctagtgttttacttttgtgcCCTTCCATCTAATGACGCACACCGCCCCCTGCCCAACAGGTCAAAGACCTATTGCGCTTTCACATCGTTACTCAAAACGCGCACAGCAAGGCTCAATCTCAGTCTTACAGCTGTTGGCAAGAAACGAGGACAACCACCATGATGCAGCGGACTCTGTTCAAGCGGAGTGCTGGGCTTCTAGTCCAGCAGGCGGCCACTGCTGCCGCTGCCACCCTCGACAGTCCACTAACCGCCAGGAGCGCACCTCTGCTGCAGCGCCTGGACCGCACCATGTCCTCTGTCACCATACCGCCGCCGGCGTGCATGCTGCGGCCACTGGAGGCGCCTCTGCGTCGTTTGTTCGGACCAGGACCCTCGAACGTCCCCCCGCGTGTTTTAGCTGCGGGGGCCAAGCCGATAATTGGTCACCTGCATCCAGAAATGTATGAGGTAATGCGCCTGTCCGGGACTTTTTACGCATAAGTGGAAGCAGGTGTCAATGCGTAATTACGCACAGGTTTTGACTTTAAGATCTAATTAAGTTCAAAATTTAATCTGACTTATGTTTTTATGTGAGATCAATCATGATGACCAAGCAAGTCCGttgatgttttgtgtttttttgttagaTCATGAATGACATTAAGAAGGGGATCCAGTACGCCTTCCAGACCGAGAACAACATGACAATCTCAATGAGCGGGTCCGGTCACGCCGCCATGGAGTGTGCGGTGTTTAACGTCGTGGAGCCCGGGGAGAGTGTCCTCGTCGCCATTAACGGGATCTGGGGCGAGCGAGTTGCAGAAATCGCAGAAAGAATGGGTATGCAGCTTTACGCACAGAGGCGGAGGTGCCTCCATGCACTTACTAAATATGCGTATGATCCATAGGTGCAAATGTACATAGAATGGTGAAAACGCCCGGTGGATATTTCAGCAATCAAGAAATTGAACAGGTAAAACCGATGAAGTGTTGCATGTACGAATGGAAATGAACACACTTGTTTGCAGGCAATAGAGAAACACAAGCCGGTCCTGTTTTTCCTAACACATGGAGAGTCATCGGCTGGTCTATGCCACCCCATGGACGGCATTGGGGACATCTGCAGAAAGTGCGCCCCCTagtgttgcatattttgttaTAAATCATTGAGCAACTCCATTTTTAACGATAGTCTTATCTTTTTTTAGACATGATTGCCTCTTCCTTGTCGACACCGTTGCGTCACTCGGGGCAGCGCCCATTTTCATGGACCAGCAAAGTAAGAcaacaatgtcaacaaagtaTCTCTTCAGTTCAGTATTGACATGCCTCTTGTTTTGCTGGTGCAGACATTGATATCCTGTACACGGGCTCTCAGAAGGCCCTGAACGCACCGCCTGGCACAGCACCCATCTCTTTTAATGACAAAGCATGGTGAGGTAAAATACACAAACAAATAACTGcactaggattttttttttttttaattgtttttgtgttATACCTGCACAGCCACAAAATGTTTAACAGGAAAACGAAACCAGTCTCCTACCTCTTTGACATGTCGCATTTGTCCAACTACTGGGGTTGTGACGGTAAACCAGCCAGAATGTAAGTGTGATGACAACCTGACTTTTATCATCGgaacatacagtacaggtcaaaagtttggacacaccttctcctcattcaatgcattttctttattttcatgactatttacattgtagattgtcactgaaggcatcaaaactatgaatgaacacatgtggagttatgtacttaacaaaaaaaggtgaaataactgaaaacatgttttatattctagtttcttcaaaatagccaccctttgctctgattactgctttgcacacttttggcattctctcgatgagctttaaccatttcaggtgactacctcttgaagctcatcgagagaatgccaagagtgtgcaaaaaagtaatcagagcaaacaatggctattttgaagaaaatagaatatgaatgaaataggtttattacggtcatataatcaacaattttagtttaacagtacagattatacatatttaacaatcatacacatttacacacaaaaagaaaagacaaATAATGGccgaaaaggaataggctgaagcaaggcttatatttgcctatcctataccttacattgaaaataagattacccGGAACATCAACattcaaaaaatcaatgggatgaatgtaattgttactatattttataattttctattatttcacctttcaaggctttcttaaaccttatcaaagaactacatgtcttcaactcatcactgagcttgttccaccatttaactcctaaaactgaaatacatttgtattttatattcgttcttactttacctatttaaaaaatcaataccCCCCGTAAAATATAGttgtctcctcttaatttaaataacctaagaatacaagctggaaggctgttgttctttgctcgaaacataatttccattgtttttaaaaacacaatatctgaacattttaacacattagaacttataaataatggattggtaggttcatagtagcacactttgtgtattattctaattacccttttttgaagtttaattattgggtctattaTTGGTTTGttttaaacatttccccaaacttcaacacaataggttaaatatggaaaattaaaagaataatacaacatatgcagacatttcttattcagcatgtgtcttacttaataaagaatagcaatggatttggatatatataaaacatgttttcagttatttcgccATTTTTTGTTAACTACATaattccacgtgttcattcatagttttgatgccttcagtgacaatctacaatggggcggtatggcgtagtgggtagagcggccgtgccagaaacctgagggttgcaggttcgctccccgcctcttgacatccaaatcgctgccgttgtgtccttgggcaggacacttcacccttgcccccggtgccgctcacactggtgaatgaatgatgaatgaatgataggtggtggtccgaggggccgtaggcgcaaactggcagcctcgcttccgtcactctaccccaaggcagctgtggctacaaatgtagcttaccaccaccaggtgtgaatgaatgatgggttcccacttctctgtgagcgctttgagtatctaataatagaaaagcgcgatataaaatctaatccattattattgttattattaaatagtaatgaaaataaagaaaacgcattgaatgaggaaaaggtgtgtccaaatgtttggtctgtactgtatttTACACACCACTGATCACTACTTGATGTATTTGAAGGTATCACCACACTGGCCCAGTGTCTGGGTTCTTCACCTTAAGAGAGAGTTTGGCGATTCTTGCTGAAAAGGTAAGGGGACACTTTATTCCGGGATGCAGGagaacctttgtttacattctaaaccgggggtctgcaacctgtggctctttagcgctgcccaagtggctccctggagctttttcaaaaatgtataaaaatagaaaaaaatatatttttgttttaatagggtttctgtaggaggacaatatgacacaaacctccctaattgttagatatcccactgtttatattaaacatgattctctgataacagaatttggtgagcgccgttttatcctactaatattggcggtccttgaactcactgtcGTTTATTTACACGgataactttcttcaacgatgccacaAAAAGACATATTTCATGCCGCTTAttcttcgtctcattttgtccaccaaaagttttatgctgtgcgtgaatgcacaatggtgagctttgttgatgttattgacttgtatggagtgctaatcaagcatatatggtcagtgcatgacagcaagctaatcgatgctaacatgctatttaggctagctttatgtacatattgcatcattatgcctcgtttgtaggtatatttgagctcatttaatttcctatgtcctctgtgtatttaatttatatctgcatttctcatgatacattatctgtatgtaatattggctacatttctgatagttgtttgtgagccatgttgttccagaccacagcaaacgtaacaCAGCTCgcatagattgttataaatccattcgaagaaaacagcccgccatttcctttaacttggacacacacacatctatacttttggccattctaagccagtaatttccaggagttatctcaccctctgagaaggctgtgttttactaatgttttccaatgttgtaaaaatgggtagaataaatattacatttcaacatttctgtcaacgaagatttgtgtcagcctgcgacacatagtcattttgatagtagactaatataggtaatatagacacttatatcatgtgttgacttcattatatcacttatagaagaaggcttttaattttttgcggctccagtcagattttttttgtgtatttttgtttcaatatggctctttcaacattttgggttgccgacccctgttctaaacagAAACCATAACTAACTATTGAGACTATGTTTCTGGTATGATTCTTAACATCCTTAACTTTCATTGAAGCATAAACACagacataaaaacaaaaaaaatatgtatttaagcTTAATTAACGCTCCATATTTCAATATTGTTGGTCTGAGTAGCCTGGACAGACATCCATGAATCAAATAATCGCCTGATTTAGAAACCAAGCTGTTTATCCACTGTGTTTCTTAACCACGGGCACACTGTGGGTCCAGTTACATAACACACTTATTATttccatattgtactgagcagccaggactaaGTTGCATGCACTACTTTAGTTGCTGTGCTGAAGCTACAGTACGTACTGATAAGTTCAAATTCAGGGCTTTAAGATCATCATATTTGTGGTGGCCtcacaaaaaaattacatttgaAAAACCAATAAAAagccaaaaatttaaaaaaattcaaatatatatataactgaaCTATTGAACTGGCGAACCATGGGCCAAATCCAGCCTGGTAATGACACAAAAGAGTTCCGTGCAAGAAACTTGGAAGAGActaactaacatttttgcagcggaTTCATGAAATCACTAGATTGCTGTCGTTAGAGACATGCACGGAATTAGGTACTTTTATTGGAGGCACCGACCGAATTCTGTCTGGACTACCAGAAATTCACGTAAAAGCAAACCAAGCTATACAATATTTTGATGCCTTTGTTGCACGTGGCGTTGCAGATTCGATTTCAAGCAATATTCGTTATCAGCATCTTTCCCCAGCTGCTCCAGATCACTTAAATTCacgttctttatttttttcaaagcaTCTTTGATATTGCAATTACTTACCATCTAGAAATATTTCATGAAGTCAACaccattatgtatttttttatatgatgtattttttttcctctcaTAAAAATCAGAAAGATACAATTTATTATCACAAAACACACCGAGTGATCACCACAAAATAATACAGCaaattagatatatatattttaatgtaaactttatatttgtttatttgaaaaatCTAAAGACTGTATTTTTCTCAATggtatttaaaataaatgaaatgcAATAAAATGCCAATTGACTAATTTAGTTACATTACACATACCTGCTGTTTCAAATTTGATACACACTTTCAAAATAGTTTTACTA is a window encoding:
- the agxtb gene encoding alanine--glyoxylate and serine--pyruvate aminotransferase b, translating into MMQRTLFKRSAGLLVQQAATAAAATLDSPLTARSAPLLQRLDRTMSSVTIPPPACMLRPLEAPLRRLFGPGPSNVPPRVLAAGAKPIIGHLHPEMYEIMNDIKKGIQYAFQTENNMTISMSGSGHAAMECAVFNVVEPGESVLVAINGIWGERVAEIAERMGANVHRMVKTPGGYFSNQEIEQAIEKHKPVLFFLTHGESSAGLCHPMDGIGDICRKHDCLFLVDTVASLGAAPIFMDQQNIDILYTGSQKALNAPPGTAPISFNDKACHKMFNRKTKPVSYLFDMSHLSNYWGCDGKPARMYHHTGPVSGFFTLRESLAILAEKGLEESWRKHKEVASYLYKGLEDLGLKLFIPDRELRLPSVTTIAIPDGYNWRELLTYIMKNHQMEMTGGLGPSIGMVMRIGLMGYNCEKANADMALYALADALKNCKKSKA